The nucleotide window GCCCCCACAATTGCTTTAGCGAGGTTCAACTTATTTGTTCCTTGGGCTAAACCACAAAAAATTTCTCCTATTTTTCCCACTACCCAAACTTGATAAGGAAGAATTGGTGGTGATCTAAGGCTGTGTTCTTGGGCAAAGTTCTTCATTTGTATTTGTGCTAGTTTATACTGAGCTATTGTCTGAGCCACTTCTTCCCAACGTCCCCAAGTTCGATAGCAGATGTCCAAAATTCTCAAGGATTGGGCATTTGTCATGGGTAAAACCAGGGGGTTTAATGCCGAATTTGTGGTTTCTTGATTAAAAAGTTCTTCTCTCCATGATTGATTCATTCTCGGTAGTCAATAGTTAAATTAAGTTGGTCAACATCTGTATCAATATCCGTGTCAATTTGATATTACTTTCACTGTTAACACACGGTGTATTAACTGTTAATTTGGGTTGTCTCTTCATAATAAAAAACTCGCACGCAGCGAGCCATTAACCCAGTAAATGATTTGTACATTACTTGAAAATTAATCAAAAAAATTTGGGTTAGGTGGTTCAAGACCACTTTCTCTGATGAAGTCTAGTAACTGAGAAATTCTACAAGCCATAGCTGAAGGTTTCGTTCTATTTTCTGTTGCTAGTTTTTGCCGACGATAACCTGTCTCACTCAAACAATGCTCATAAGCTACTACTATCGGCTTGAGCTTATACTTGGCTTCGTACTCTTGTGGTGTCATATTAGTATTGTCTCCAGTTTCGTTGGGGGAACTGCCTTCGGGCGGGGGCGATCGCAGTTCTTGACCGGAGTGCGATCGCTTTGATTTGTTAACTGCATAATAAATTTAGTAAAGTCATATTATTGTTAGTTCTCCTTAGTTTTCTCTGGTCTGATATTCTTTCAAATCATTGCCTGGGTATGCTTATAGACAATTATAGTAATAATCCTGTACTAGCACAGTAATTATATAAATTTTAGAAATACTTACTTTGTACAGTACTATTAGAACACAGAACTCAAAAGTTAGTATTCATCAGACTTCTTGTAGGGCTATTTCGCATCTCTACACAGAACGTTGAATGAAAACTCAAGAGCAATTTCGCCTAATACTAATTATTTGCTCTGACCTGCGTGTTCTGTTTGTTGAGTGATAATTTAATTCTTATGCCCCGTCCTGGTTATCAGAATGTCTCCCTCAAAGATGAAGTTCTGGCCTTACTAGATACCATGCCCGGTAACAGTAGACCAGAAAAAATAGAGCGCATGATTAGGAGTACCAACGATGCTTTGCTGCGTGTTGGCTCACTCCCCGATGAGCCACCTGAAGCTGTCATACAATATGTACTTGACCAAATTCCCTCTTGGGATAGTAATAATATTTTGGAGTTAGCGATCGCTTTGCTCAAACACATACAACAAGTTAAATAACTTCAGACAAAACCACCAAATAGAGGATGTCTAACTGAAGATTTTAGTGAGGATAGTAAATTGATTCTACTGTTGCGCGAACGCGCTACACCCGAACAAATTGAACAAATGCTACTAGAACACAAATTCTACATTAAAACCGTAGTAGATATTGAGCGTCAAGTATTAGTTGGTGGTGGTGATTTACATGCTGACTGTGAAAAGGAGTTATTGAAAGACGGAAGTAGACAAAAAGATATTTGGGCTGCTAGTTTCATGCCTTTAACTGGAAGGATCATGTTTGATTCGATGGTCAACCTTCGCCCACGCCAAAATCGTACAATGGAAATAATTGATCCTGATATTAGACAAAGAGTAGCCCAAATTATTATTGAGTTCCTGGGAGATGTATGATTGAACCGACACTAGAGCAACAAATTTTTATGCAAGATGATGTCTCCACTCGTCTGCATCGCTTGGCAAATCACCTATCGCAAATTTATTCTTTGTGGGCAGGAGGATCATCGAAAGATTTGATGCTGCCTCTGGTAAAAGAAAGCAGGTATTTTATTGAATGGACTGTTCCTGACATGGTAGAAGCTCAGGACATTGATCGAGCCTGTGAGTTGGTTGACTTAGTACGTTTAATGACCAATTGGTTGTTCGATTGGGACAATATTTGGTCTGATACCGAACAAATGCGGTTGGCAGCTTCCCAAACACAAAATTGGTTACACCGAGTTACAGAAATAGCCGATACGCAACCGGAGTCGTTGAGTGCTTAATGCAGTTGGCGCTTTATTTCATAAAGTGTCCATTCTATATTGTGGAGTCGGATTTTATTGTGATAGCTCATGCCTATTTTTTCCATGACTCGAAGTGATGCTAGATTGTCTGGTTTCGCTAGTGCTACTAATCGCTCAAATTGCTGGACTTGAAAACCGTAGTTGACAACGGCAATAGCCGATTCTGTTGCTAACCCCTGTCCCCAATATTGGCTTGCGAGTAAATAATTCACTTCCACTTCGTTAAGAAGCTCTATATGCTCTAGTCCACAATGCCCTATTAGTTGCTCATTAGCTTTATAAATTATTGCCCATCGACCAAACCCGTATCGCTGCCAATGTTCTATGTAGGATTCTAAAAAAGCTTGAGTTTCCAGAAGTGAAGCTGGCTTGGGGAATAAACGATACCTCATCACTTCAGGATCGCTGTATATCTGTGCTAAGTCTTCTAAATCTGTGAGCTTCAATGGACGCAATAACAAACGTGAAGTTTCTATTGTGGTCATACTGAAAATATTTGTGATTAATCCATTTCAATTCTGTCGGTGCATAACTATTATTAATGAGCAACTATTAATGTTCATTATGACTTTTATAAGCGTTCAGTTTTTTGTTAGGTGAGGGGTTTAATACCACAATCCTAAAAGTTATTAAACACAGTACAGTCAAATGGTACTAACTTGTCAACACCCCTCACCTATTTTTCAGAGCGATTACCTTAGTTATGGCGATCGCTCTTTAATTATTGTGTGCGGATTGATGAAACTGAGCTTGTAGGCTAATGTGTTACAAAGAGGAAACCAGAGGTTAGAGGTCAGTAAATCAATAGCAGCTTATATAAAGCTAAAGATAGATGATGCTGATTCCTAAACTTTGTTTCCTAATGAATTAACGAGAGCAATCGGAGAAGCCAGACAAATGACTTTTCAGAAACTAAGTATCGGGGATTACTTTCGCATTCCAGGTATAAGCCCTGGTTACGTTTACAGAAAATCGAGTGATTCACATTGCAGTCTCAATGGTATGTTGCAGCCAATTAGAGCATACACACCAGTTAAACGACTGACGACGGCTGAGGTTCAGGAATATTTTGCCGTGCAACAACTTGAATTAAGAAAGCTGAAGAAAGCAGTCTAGAGCATAAATAACTCCCGCTAGTACCAATTCGCAATTCGCAATTCGCAATTCGCAATTCGCAATTGGAAATTGATTGACTTTAATATTGAACAATTTTCAGTGTTTTAACTGATTTAATGCGCGGGTTGTGAAGATACAAATTGTAGGGTAATCGAAGGCAACAAGCCTAGAGAAATTATCCACTTTTCACTGTCAACCTCTTGATTTATGAAAACTACATCGCTCAAGACTCCGCATTTAGTCATCGGTATTCTTATAGTGGCTAATTATGTACTGCTGATGCAAATATTCCAGTATTGGGACAGTATCAGTTATTGATTTGCTAGTTGAAGTTTTAGTTATGCTGTGAGCCATTGCCAATTAACTAGCTCAGTAAAATGCGATCGCTGTTTTCATGATTCATCGCATTTTACTGGCAAAACATATGAGTTTTACAGTTCTATGTTTGAAGAAGAGATCCTCAACTGTTTGTTATGTAATTAGAACTTACGATTACTCTTTGCCCCACCACGTAATACCAATTCGCAATTCGCAATTAAGAAACTTAGATGCAGCAAAACCTTTATTGTTTACATCTGTATCAAACATTTTGTGAAATGGTATAACTTGTCCACACCCGAATTGCAGTAATTGATTCGGGCGAGTTCCTTCTAATCAAAAGCTTTGGCAATAGCAGCAGATACCTGTCGCTGGTTCTCTAGCTCATCCTTGATATAGGAGAGTGCAGTTTGAGCATCACCGATGGTCAAATCTGGGTAATATTCCAGTTTAATAAAATCTGGATGTTGGGCAATTTTGGATATGAGATACCCAGTAACATTAACTAAATCGATTAACTTAATTTCACCTTCAGGCATGATACTATCTCCTAATACTTATACTTGTTGATAATCAAGACCCAAGAACTATCAAAATCTGCTTTGGCTCCTAAATACTCCTTACGTTTGGTCGATAATTTGTAAGAAAAACCCGCGTCCTGTATTTTGCACTTTCACTAAATTCTTATCTAGCAAAGATTGAATAACGCCTCTAGAAAAACCTAGTGAATGCAAAGGCGCAGAACCTCCACGACAGCGTAGTGAATTTAGTAGATTACCCGCAGTCAAATTGTTACGATTATTCTTTGCTTTACTCATGATTGCCACCTCTTTTAATCATGGTTAGTTGCTCTTGCAGCATTAATACTTGCAGTTGATGCAGTTCAATCTCTGCCTGTAGCTGTGCCTTTATTTCCTCAGCAGAAAGTGCTTGGAGTTGGTCGTCCGAATAATGCTGTACTTCGATAGCTCTCTTATTCTGTACAAGCGCATAACGCCAGCCATAACCAGATTGAAACGCTATTTGGCAATCGGCAGGATGGTATTCTAAACCAATGATGATTCCTTGTTGAGTGCGCTGACCAAAGGTAAAGTTGGGGTACTCCCAATGCTTGGGAATTATTAATGTTGCTTGCATAGTTGGTGAAGGATTTAGTTTGAGGAAGGGAGAAAGGGCAAAGGGGAAGGGAACGAAAAGAATCCCTTTACCCTTTACCCTGGCTTACGCTGCCAATAACTCTCGACTCGGTATTTCCGTTTCCATTAGCCTCAGCCACTCATCCGAGGTAAGTTGATCAAACGGCACATCCAAAAAATCCCCACCAGATGCACCTAGAGAACCATCGGCTACTGGTTGAGGTTCTAGAGAAAACGCTACAAACAAGAACTCACCGTCTTTTTGAATAACCTCAACTGGCTGCAAATTAGATAGTTCTTCCTCATCTCCCATGTGTGCCATAATTTCGTTGCCCGTTGTGCATGGTTCTTCTTGTCTCTGCACAGGTAACATACCTTGCTGATAAGCTTGCTTGACGTAGCTGTTGCATCTTGCGGGGGTGGTGTCGCGGTAAATCTCGCAGTCGTTAACCATTACTCGCCAGTACAAATCTGCATACTCATCGTGGTCATACTCAACACTGGCTATAAGTTGACCATCAGCTATTAGTTCTTGGTCATAAAAGGAGATTTCTGCAACGGTCGGAACTTCAGGATATTCGACTGGTGCAGGCAACGGCGTGGGCAGTGAAGCATCTTTGTGATGCCATTCTACGTAACGCAAACATCGGGCGATAGTGTTGTGGCGGAAAATCTCGTTGCCTTGCACCATGACAACCCAGCGTTGTGTTATGTAATCGCTGTGGTCGTAGGTGATGTATGCAATCAGTTGTTTCCCTGCAAAGATTTCAAAATGCTGGGAGTGAATTTCTTGAATTGTTAAGCTTTCGGGCGCTACAGCCTGGACTTGGGCTTCGAGGTGGCCGTATAACTCTGCCTGTGCTAAGGCTTGCTCATCTATTGGGTTGCGGTTGAAGCTTGTTGGTGCTTGCTGTGTATGTCTTGTGTAGGTCATAATAGAGTTCTCTTTTTTAGAGCAAAGGCGATCGCTTAGTTTTCTCAGGACGGGCGGTCGTCTTTTGTTTTATTAACTCTATTGTCTAGTATCACCAGACAAATGTCAAGAGGGAATAGACACAATTGTTACTGCCGTATTAAGAAATTCTTCAATACTGCTGTCTAAGG belongs to Nostoc sp. NIES-3756 and includes:
- a CDS encoding DUF5674 family protein, which codes for MILLLRERATPEQIEQMLLEHKFYIKTVVDIERQVLVGGGDLHADCEKELLKDGSRQKDIWAASFMPLTGRIMFDSMVNLRPRQNRTMEIIDPDIRQRVAQIIIEFLGDV
- a CDS encoding GNAT family N-acetyltransferase, with the protein product MTTIETSRLLLRPLKLTDLEDLAQIYSDPEVMRYRLFPKPASLLETQAFLESYIEHWQRYGFGRWAIIYKANEQLIGHCGLEHIELLNEVEVNYLLASQYWGQGLATESAIAVVNYGFQVQQFERLVALAKPDNLASLRVMEKIGMSYHNKIRLHNIEWTLYEIKRQLH